The following is a genomic window from bacterium.
GGGCTCAACGAGAAATCCGCCAATACCGGCGACGGCTGCGGTTGTCGTGCCAGACAGAAGATTAGCTGGATGCGCTCGGAGCCGTAATAGCAGGGGACCTCGGGTTCGTATCGGAAGACCGAGTTCACTGCGCCGCGGAACCACTGAGGTTGGCTTTTCACGTTAGCGGTGTATATATGGAAGGCCAGCAGTAAGACCAGGGCGGCGCCGTAGGTCGCGCGCGCCTTCGCTTTCTTGAGCGCCGCGGCGGGGTATATGCTGAGTATCGCTACCCACGGTACGAGGAATATGGTCAGCCTTACCATCAGGAGGTAAAGGAGGGCGAAGGCCGGGGCCGCCAACGCTACGAACGCTCCCCCGGGCGGGCGTTTCTTAACGAGATTATACCACCAGAGGGCGAGGCCGAAGGCCGCGGTGAGGAGCAGCGGCCCGTACTCGAAGAAGACCATCATCGGCGCCGGCGATTTATAAGGCCCCACCCAGAAGAAGCGCGCGTCCGACGAGAGCGCCGCCGGCCCGGGGAACTTGCCGAAGTGGATTACCTTGGCCCATACTAGCTCGTAGACGTGGCCGTAACCCGGCGAGCGGCCGAAGGCCAACGACAGCGCGACGAGGGCCGCCGCGGCCGCCGCCACGAACCACCCGGCCTTATCCGACTTTTTGAGCGCGCGCGAAAGGGCCCACGCCGCGACCGGCGCCGCCGCCAGCGCGACGCTCACGTTCCAAAAAGCGCCCTTCGCCCACAGCGGCTCGTTCAGTATCGCCGCCAACGCCAGGCCGAGCCAAAGCCCCCCGCCCGCCAGCGCCGCCCGCTCCGCGCGGCCCGCGACGCCGTACCCGACGACGAACAACCCCAGGACCGCGAGGTAAAATTGGCTCATATGCCAGCAGGAGCCGGCCCACAGCGTCGCCGCCGCGGCTGCGGCCGCCACCGACCACCGCCGTTTGCCGCCGCTCGAGGTGAGCAGGTACAGCGTGGCCGCGGTAGCGATGAGCAGCCCCGGCATGGCGAAGTCTTCGCGCAGGAAGTTGCCCCAGCTCCGGGAGTACCCGCCGAAGGTGGCGGCGTACAGGAAGGTCGCGCCCGCCGCGGGCCACGGCCGCCGCAAGGCGGCGAGCGCGAGCGCCGCGAAAGCGACGACGGCCGCGGCCGAGAGCGCGTTTACCAGCGCCCGCGCCGTGAAGTACGTGTCGCCGCCGTGTAGTTTGTAAAACAGCGCCGCGGTGCGGTCGGGGAGCGTGAGGATCATGCGGTGGACGGGGAAGCCCTCGGGCCACTGCGCCGCCGGGTCGATTCTCGGCGGCTCTTCGCCCAGCATCCGCATCTCGGCGTACCGGAAGCGGATGCAGGAGTCGATGAAGTACGAGAACTCGCGCGGCGAAAGGTGGTCCATCGCGGCGTAGCGGAACGCGGCCCCGGCGACCGCAGCCAGCGCTAAGGCGCCCCAGCCGGCATAACGTCTTCCCAGAAATATTCGCACTTTTTCCACTTTACGCGAGGCCCTCGCGACGCAGGCGTTCGTGCCATCGTATCAAATCGCTTCGCCGCCGTCAACGGCTTTTAAAAGCCGCGCTTGACTTACTCGGGCCGCGGCGCTACTATGGCGCGACAACGCGAGGGTTGGATTATGGCGAATGAAGAAGTCCCCATACAGACCGAGCTCAAAATAGCGCGTTCGTACCTGGAGGAGGCGGAGGCCAAACTCCACGCCAAAGCGGACGTGATATTCGAGCTCGCGCGGCGCGTCTACCGCGACCCGGTGCCGGTAACGAAGACGTTCTCGTACGGCGAGTTCTTCGGCAAGCCGATTACCGCCGAGCGCGAGAAGCCGCCGCTCGACATCGGCACCAAGCGCGAATACCGGGAATGGTTGGAGGATGCGGCGCTGCCCATTTACCGCGACCTCAACGCCGCGGTGGAGCGCTTACGCAAAAACTGGCGCAAGTACCGCGCCGCAGCCTTGATAGAGGACGGCGAGCCCAAGTACCCCGTGGCCGCGATGCTAGCCTACGGCTGGCTCTTGTTGGGCGATTACTATTTCTACAAGTGCAACTGGACGAACGCCGCCAAGATGTACCGCGCCGCGTTCAAGCAGGAGCCGACCAACCAGGAGCTTCTCTACCGGCTGGGGTTAACTTTTATCAACCACGGCGACCCGGGTCGGGCCCAGAACTTCCTCGAGCGCGCCATCGAGCTCGCCCCCGGCTCGGACGTCGCCGTCGAGGCCCACAAACAGCTCGAGCGTATGGCGACGCTGGGCGAGACGAAGAAGGTCTTCCGCGGCTCGCCGGCGGTGCTCAAAACCCTCATCGGCGTTACTATCGGCGCGCTGGTGGTTTGCCTGTCGTGCGTGTGCTGCGGCCTAATCGGCGGTTGGGCCGAGATATCCGAAGACCCGCAGTTTGCCGCGGCCTGGACCATCGTGCTTATAGTCTTGGGCGGGTTGGCGTTCCTGATACCCGCGGTCGCGACGGCGATTTACTATTTCGTAAAGAGAAGGTAGCGGTGTTCCCGGCCCGCGGCGGCGCGACGAAATAACCCGACCCCGAGCCGGGTTTATTCATAAGGCGGGTACGCCCGGGTAACCGCGGACGGGGTCAGGCCGAAGAGCCCTGGCCGCACCCGCAGGAGGGGTCGGTTTCGGCCAGCTCGCCGCGCGCGTTTGCGCGGCCTTGCGCCCCAGTACGGCCCGGCGGTTTCGCCGGGTATTTTATTCAGGTAGACAGGGCCGCCGGAGGCGAGGCTTATTAGTGGTGACCTTCGCCCCGTTCGCAAGACGGGTCGGCCTCGGCTAGTTCGCCGCGCGCGAACTTGGCCGCGACATCGTCCAGCTCGTCCTCGGCGGTGAAGACGGCCCGCACGCCCATATCGGCGCACGCTTCCACCGCGCGCTGCCCCATCCCGTGGCAGATTAATACGTCGACGCCGGCGAGCCCTTCGTCGAAATCGCCCCGGCCGCCGCGCGCCGCCTGTTGGCCGCGGCCTTGTTGACCCGCGGCGTGGCGGACGTGAAGATTCGGGCGGTACTCGAGTAACCGGGCTTCGCTTCCGGCCGTCTCGTAAACGGCGAATTCCGCGGCCCGGCCGAAGTGGCCGGCCAGCGTCTTGCGGTCGTCGGTCGGCATCGCGATCTTCATTTCGGGCACCCCTAGTTATCCGTTTGCGTCCTCGCGTTTTTCCTCGGACCTTTGACCCGCGCGCTGGCCGCGGCCTCGGCCCCCTACGCCTTGCGAGGGGCCGCAGCCTTCAGGCGGGCCGCCGGCGTCCACCCGGTGCACCGCGCCTCCGCACCGCGGGCATTTTGTATCGCGGCCCGCGCCTCCCGTCCCGTGGGGAACCTCGAGCTCGTGGCCGCACTCCGCGCATTTAAATCTCCGCATCGTTAACCTCCGTAGGCCGTCAGGCGTTTCTGTCATTTTTATACGAGCACGTAGCGCATACTTCGCGGCCCCGCCTGCAACACGCGCGCATCCTCTCCCAACAAGGCCCCGGGCCCCGCCGCGCCGGACACGCCTTTCGCTTCGCCGCGCTACACCCCCGGATCTCCCAGCATCCTTCGTAATTGAGAAGCCGCCCCAGCGCCGCCAGGCTGATCTTGTGGCCGTGGACGATTTCCCTCAGACAACGGAGCCAGG
Proteins encoded in this region:
- a CDS encoding tetratricopeptide repeat protein, encoding MARQREGWIMANEEVPIQTELKIARSYLEEAEAKLHAKADVIFELARRVYRDPVPVTKTFSYGEFFGKPITAEREKPPLDIGTKREYREWLEDAALPIYRDLNAAVERLRKNWRKYRAAALIEDGEPKYPVAAMLAYGWLLLGDYYFYKCNWTNAAKMYRAAFKQEPTNQELLYRLGLTFINHGDPGRAQNFLERAIELAPGSDVAVEAHKQLERMATLGETKKVFRGSPAVLKTLIGVTIGALVVCLSCVCCGLIGGWAEISEDPQFAAAWTIVLIVLGGLAFLIPAVATAIYYFVKRR
- a CDS encoding tetratricopeptide repeat protein, with product MEKVRIFLGRRYAGWGALALAAVAGAAFRYAAMDHLSPREFSYFIDSCIRFRYAEMRMLGEEPPRIDPAAQWPEGFPVHRMILTLPDRTAALFYKLHGGDTYFTARALVNALSAAAVVAFAALALAALRRPWPAAGATFLYAATFGGYSRSWGNFLREDFAMPGLLIATAATLYLLTSSGGKRRWSVAAAAAAATLWAGSCWHMSQFYLAVLGLFVVGYGVAGRAERAALAGGGLWLGLALAAILNEPLWAKGAFWNVSVALAAAPVAAWALSRALKKSDKAGWFVAAAAAALVALSLAFGRSPGYGHVYELVWAKVIHFGKFPGPAALSSDARFFWVGPYKSPAPMMVFFEYGPLLLTAAFGLALWWYNLVKKRPPGGAFVALAAPAFALLYLLMVRLTIFLVPWVAILSIYPAAALKKAKARATYGAALVLLLAFHIYTANVKSQPQWFRGAVNSVFRYEPEVPCYYGSERIQLIFCLARQPQPSPVLADFSLSPPFLYLARQPTALNPMFEVPEVRRKALTYAEAAIADEETFYRLCRRWGIKYVVHVATQVLSRGAGSFYNATAREPGPDSAAGLMQFHPEKLRRFRLVFETYNVRVFEAGKPYDGYVSTAYHPLYDPSFFPTIPSPDELNEFYHELRRANYFYTLGCSQFGIGDYVGAAAAFHRALRLHPDFEDANLRLGESQLALGRYEDARRAFERALVATPGDPRPREYLKAVEAAEKAGN
- a CDS encoding NifB/NifX family molybdenum-iron cluster-binding protein; protein product: MKIAMPTDDRKTLAGHFGRAAEFAVYETAGSEARLLEYRPNLHVRHAAGQQGRGQQAARGGRGDFDEGLAGVDVLICHGMGQRAVEACADMGVRAVFTAEDELDDVAAKFARGELAEADPSCERGEGHH
- a CDS encoding MerR family transcriptional regulator → MLKMGEVIVEAVPIGVAAEALAVHPRTLRLYEKAGLVGPSRRRGRRYYSAADLAWLRCLREIVHGHKISLAALGRLLNYEGCWEIRGCSAAKRKACPARRGPGPCWERMRACCRRGREVCATCSYKNDRNA